Within the Echinicola sp. 20G genome, the region ATTGATATCACTAATCCCAATTCAATTGACCGCTTGGGGCAAAATAATGCTTCATATTCAGGGTATTACTATAAAAAAGGTGTGCCAGCAGATATTGAAGGAAGCTGGGACAGTAACTCCTATAATGATGAAGTGTTGATTAGATACGCGGAAATCTTATTGATTTATGCTGAAGCGAAAGTACAATCAGGGGAAATTGACCAGTCAGTTTATGATGCGATCAATGAAGTTCGGGGACGAGCCGGTGTGGAAATGCCAGCCATTACATCTACCGAGGCAGGATCTCAGGAAGCTTTAATGGAGGTGATTAGAAGAGAAAGAAGAGTAGAGTTTGCTTTGGAAGAGCATCGCTTTTTTGATATTAGAAGGTGGGAGATCGCAGAGGATGTGATGCCAGGAACTGCTTTGGGAATCTATAATAACTTTGATGATAGTAGAGGAGATTTTGGTGAATTTGTAAGAGTAGAAGAGCGACAGTTCAATCCGGACAGGGATTATTTATGGGCCATTCCGGTTAATGAGCTTTCAATAAATCCAAATCTGGAGCAAAATCCTAATTGGTAATTAGTTCGAAAGGGTTTGAAGGTGTAACTTGCCATCAAACCCTTTTCATTTAGTATTTAATAAATCATGATTAAAAAGATCACCCTTTGTTTGAGTATGGCGCTGCTATTTGCGTCGGCAATGGCTCAGAATACTGAGTACCTCTCCAAAAGATACCCTCTAATTCCTTATCCTGCTGAGCTGACAGCAAAAGAGGGCACTTTCAAACTATCAGGAGCAACAGCGATTGAGGTGGAAAGTGGAGACCTAGATTTGAGTAATGAAGTTTCATTCTTACAGGAGATGCTATCTGCATATGGTTTGGATAAAGATGGTTCTTCCAATGGAGAAATATTGTTGTTATTTTCAAATGAGGTAAGTGCCGAAGAAGGATATGTTCTCGCTATTTCAAATGAGCAAGTGGTGATTAAAGCCAGCACCCAAACTGGTTTTTTTAGAGGTATTCAAGCCTTCGGGCAATTATTGCCAGTGAACCTTTCAGGTGAGAAACTAGCTGAGCTTGAAGTGCCAGCTGTAGAAATAAATGATGCGCCCAAGTATGATTGGCGAGGGATGCATATTGATGTGTCAAGACACTTTTTTACCAAAGAATATATCAAGAAGTTTATTGATAGATTGGCTAGATACCAGTTTAACAAACTTCATATGCACTTGACAGATGATCAAGGTTGGAGAATCGAGATCAAACAATTCCCCAAGCTGACGGATGTAGGAGCCTGGAGAACTTATAATAAGCACGATACCATATGTATGGAGCGGGCTGAAACCAATCCGGACTATATTATTGACCCTTGGAATATCAAAGAAGTCAATGGCAAGGAAGTTTATGGTGGTTTTTACACCCAAGAGGATATTAAAGAAATTATCGCTTATGCAGGCAAACACCATATAGAGGTGGTTCCAGAAATAGATATGCCAGGGCATATGAGTGCCGCGGTAAGGGCTTACCCTTATTTGACAGGTGATCAGAAGACTGAGTGGGGAGAGTTGTTCTCAAGTCCTTTGAACCCTTGTCAGGAAAGTACCTATGAGTTTGCTGAAAAGGTTTTGGATGAGATCATGGCCTTGTTTCCGAGCAAGTATGTACATATTGGAGCTGATGAAGTGGACAGAGAGTTTTGGGAAACTTCAATGTGCGAAGAATGGATGAAAGAAAATGGAATCGAAGATGTGGATAAGCTGCAAAGCTTCTTTGTGAACCATATGGAAGCTTATGTGAAATCTAAAGGGAAGCAGTTGATAGTTTGGGATGATGCTTTGGCTGGGGGAATCAGCCCGACAGCCCATGTGATGTATTGGAGAAGTTGGGTGAAAAAAGCCCCTTTCAGTGCAGTTGAAAATGGTAATGAGATCATTATGTCCCCAGTGGGTGGAGGTCTTTATTTTGATTATGCGCCGGATAAGAGCTCTTTGAGAAAAGTATATACCGTGAGTATTGTGCCTGAAGGTTTTACTGCTGAGCAGGCCAATAAAGTAATTGGTGGTCAAGCCAATATCTGGACTGAGTATATCCCTTCAGAGGCAAGAGCAGATTATATGTATATGCCTAGAATGACGGCTTTGGCAGAAAGGCTTTGGTCGGATCCTAAGGATTTTGATGGGTACCAAGAAAGGTTAAACAATCATTTTGCTTGGATGCAGAAAGAGAATATCAACTATCGCCTTCCTGATTTAAATGGCATAGCAGATAAGAATATGTTTGTGGGAAAAGGGAAGTTGGATGTAAGTGCTCCTGTAGATTTCTTGACCATTAAGTACACAACAGATGGTACTGACCCGGAAATGGATGATAAAGTTTTGGGAAAACCTTTAAAGGTGAAGTCTGATACGGATTTTAAAGTGGCAGCTTTTGGGCCTTCAGGAAATAGGGGAGATGTATATGAGGTGCCTTACAGAAAAACAACTTATCTGAACGCCGTAAACGAAAGTGAGGTTTCAGGTAGTGATGGGCTTACCATGCATTTCCATAAGGGAACATTCAAGCAAACCGCACTAATGGATGACCATCAAGCTGACGAAGTAAGGGTAATGGAGGATTTAAGCATACCTGCTGACTTGGCCAAAGGTTCTTTTGGGGCTGAATTCATTGGTTATATCAATGTTCCTGAAAAGAGAGTATATGACTTTATACTTACCAGTGATGATGGTAGTAAGCTATATATTGGAGGTCGTGAAGTGATAGATAATGATGGTTTTCACCCTGCTAAAGAAGTCAGTGGTCAGGTTGCATTGAATGCTGGACTTCATCCGATTGAGTTGGACTTTATTGAAGGTGGAGGGGGACACACCCTTATTTTGGAATACATCGACGAGAATGGTGAGAGAAAAGCTGTTCCAGCTGATTGGTACATTTCTAAATAATCCTTAAAAGTGGAAAAAGAAAAGATATGAATTTTAAACAAGTTGCGTTTCTGTTGCTATCTGGAGTGGGTGCTTTTTCGTGTAGCCAAAAGGTGCAACATGAAAAAGCCATTGGAGATCATGAGCTTGAGTTGACACAATATGTCAATCAATATATTGGTTCTGGAGGGCATGGACATGTGTTCGTGGGAGCCAATGTACCATTTGGAGGCGTGCAGTTAGGGCCGGTGAATTTAACTGAAGGTTGGGACTGGTGCTCAGGTTACCATATTTCAGATTCAACCCTTATAGGGTTTGCCCATACCCATTTGAGTGGTACTGGAATTGGTGATTTAGGTGATGTACTTGTCATGCCGATAGTTGGAGAAACGAAGGTGTATAAAGGTGACCCCGAGCAGCCTGAGACGGGATATTTTTCCTATTTCTCTCATGATAATGAGGAAGTGAAACCGGGGTATTATTCAGTAAAGGTAGATCGATATGATGTCTTTGCGGAATTGACCGCTACCGAAAGAGTAGGATTTCATCGCTATACTTTTCCGGCAAGTAAGGAGTCAAAAATCCTCTTTAATCTGAAGCAGGGTATTGGCTGGGACAGTCCAACTGATACCCATATTCGAATGGTGAATGACACCACTATTTCAGGTTATCGTCACTCAAAGGGCTGGGCAGTTGACCAAAAATTGTTTTTTACAGCAGTGTTGTCCAAGCCTATTCAGTCCATTGAACTGTTTGATATGAATGAGCCGGTTGCTGGCAATGAATATACTGCCAAGGCAGTAAAGGCTTTGTTGGGATTTGAGACGGAGCAGGATGAAGTGGTGAAAATGAAAGTAGCTATCTCTCCGGTAAGTGAAGAAAATGCCCTTTTGAACCTTCAGGAGGAACTGCCTCACTGGGATTTTGACAAGGTGGTAGCTGATGCAGGTGAAGCTTGGAATCATGAGCTGAATAAGCTTCAAGTGGAAATGAAGGAAAAGGATGAATTGGTGAAGTTTTATACTGCATTGTATCATACTATGATTGCTCCATCAGTATTTAATGATGTAAATGGAGACTATAGAGGTACCGATGGTGAGGTGAGGAATGATCAAACATTTACCAATTTGACTACTTTCTCTTTATGGGACATTTATAGAGGGTGCAGTCCTCTTTATACCATTACCCAGCAGGACAGAATGGTAGATATGGTGGCGTCCATGTTAAAGATTTATGAGCAACAAGGAAAATTGCCTGTATGGCATTTAATGGGAAATGAGACCAATACCATGCCCGGTTATAGTGCTGTTCCTGTCATCGTTGATGCTTACTTGAAAGGGATTCCAATGGATGCTGAACTGGCATTTGAAGCGGTGAAAACCACTGCGATGGGGGATGAGTTTGGGCTGGACAAGGTAAAAGAACTTGGATATATACCAGCAGATGATGAAGTGGAGAATGTTTCCAAAGGTTTGGAATATGCGCTTTCTGACTGGAGCATTGCTCAAATGGCCAAGGCTATGGGCAAGGAAAAGGATTATGAATACTTCTCTAAAAGGGGACAATACTATAAGAATTACTTCGATCCCGAGGTGGGTTTTATGAGAGGGAAAGTTTCGGATACGGAATGGAGAGAACCATTTAGCCCATTTACTTCGATACACATGAAAGGTGATTTTACAGAAGGTAATTCCTGGCAATATACTTTCTTGGTGCCTCAGGATGTAGAAGGTTTGATTGAGTTGGTGGGGGGCAAAGAAGCTTTTATTTCCAAGTTGGATTCCTTATTCCTTGTAGAAGGTGATATGGGAGAGGAAGCCTCCAGTGATATCACTGGCTTGATTGGCCAATATGCTCAGGGGAATGAGCCAAGTCACCATGTCACCTATATGTATGGCTACGTGGACCAGCAATACAAGACGGCAGAAAAAGTAAGGTATATTTTAAAGGAACTGTATGCAAATGACCCTGATGGCTTAAGTGGAAATGAAGATGTAGGACAGATGTCAGCTTGGTTAGTGCTTTCTTCTCTTGGCTTCTATCCGGTTAATCCTGCTGGTGGAACTTATGTTTGGGGAAGCCCAACAGTGGATCAGGCTGTGATTCATATGGATAATGGAAATACCTTGGAATTGAAAGTTGAAAATAACTCTCCAGAAAATATTTATATCCAAAATATTACTTTTGATGGTGAGCCATATAGTACCAAGTTCCTGATGCATGAAGATTTGGTGAAAGGTGGAGAACTGATCATTGAGATGGGGAATTCACCGAAAAAATGACTTGTTCTAAATTGGATAAATAGGATTATAATAAATTAAGACTGAGACCGAGGTTGATTTTCTCCCTCGGTTTTTTTTATGCTGCTTTAAAGTCTGTTACTGCTATCGATTGCTCAAAGTGAATATATATTTATTTGGGTTTGAAAGGTTTAAATTGTTATGATGTATTTGATGGGTAAATAATTTACGAACTATGTATTTGTAAATAAGCTATTTATGGTTTTCAGTAATGGTTTTTATGAAATTCGGTGATGAATTATTAAAATATTGGGATTAAATAATTGAATCAGATAAGTAGACTATTTATAGAACTGATAATGCCTTTTGAGTTGAAATTATTTAAATAATTATGAGTTATTTTGAAAAACAGATAAAATTCACTGGTTTTTAGGTAAAAAATCATTGATTATTTTGGAACATAGTATTCTAGTTTTTATAATGCAAACGATTGCATGCGCAATCGTTTGCATTATAACCAATTTTCAAACAATAAACCTCTAGAATTATGGCACCAAAAGTACCAAGATGGCCACTTCCCAAGTGGCTGGTAAAACTAACCGTTTGTTCCACAAGGTGGGGGCTACTATTTCTGTTAGGAATAGGTCTTTCCATATCAAGTTTTGCACAAGAAGTCATCACTGGAACTGTGATTTCATCCGATGAAGGAGAACCTATTCCTGGAGCTTCTGTCCTTTTAAAAGGAACCACCACTGGAACCACCACAGATTTTGATGGAAATTATAGTATTTCCGTTCCTGATAATGAAGCTGTCTTGGTCTTTTCATTCATCGGGTATGAAAAGCAAGAAATAACGGTAGGAAATCGATCTACAATTGACATTGAGTTGGTGTCAAGTTTGACAGAGTTAGAATCAGTGGTAGTGGTCGGCTATGGAACTATGAAGAAATCTGATGTTACAGGAGCCATTGCAGGAGTGGATAGTGACCTTATTACTGAGCGAGGAACCACTAGCCCGGTTCAATCATTACAAGGAAGTGTGGCTGGAGTACAGGTAAGCAACAGCACTGGTAGATTGGGAGATGGTTTCAATATGACTATCCGAGGAAACAACTCTTTGGCTGGTTCTGACCCACTTTACGTAGTTGATGGCGTCATTACCAACAACATCGACTTTTTGAACCCTAATGACATCGCTAAGATAGAAGTGTTAAAGGATGCTTCTTCAGCTGCTATTTATGGGTCTCGTGCAGCGGGAGGTGTTGTAATTGTAGAGACCCGAGGTGGTACAGGCATCCCAGAAGCAACCACCTTTTCATTTGATACTTTTTATGGTGTGAAAACTCCTGCCAGACTGCCGGAAATGATGAGTTTGGAGCAATGGAGAGATTATCACATGGCGGCTTACTTAGGTACTACCAATAATGGGCAAGGAATGACCCCTCAAGAATATGAGGACGTGGTATTGGGCCCAAATAATCCGGTGCTAGCAGAGCGATTCAATAATTTGGATGGTTTTGATTGGTATGATGCGGTACTCAGAAATGGGATGCAAACCAATAATCACTTGACCATTTCGCATAGAAGTGGGGCTTCAACTTATAATATCGGAGTAGGTTATCAGAAAGAAACAGGAACGTTGGAGCAGGAAAGCTTGGACAAGTATACATTCAACATGAATATCAACCAGCATATCAATGATAAATTTATGGCTGGTGCCAATATGGCCCTATCACATGGGAACAACCAAAGAGGAAGTGGCAGCGCCATGCAGGAAGCTTTTCGACTGAACCCTTTTTTGAGTCCTTACGCCATAGATGAAAATGGTGATGAGATTGTAGGTGAGCTTTTCCCGCAGCCCGGTAAACTGACTTATCCAAATGGTGACTGGGCTGCAAA harbors:
- a CDS encoding family 20 glycosylhydrolase → MIKKITLCLSMALLFASAMAQNTEYLSKRYPLIPYPAELTAKEGTFKLSGATAIEVESGDLDLSNEVSFLQEMLSAYGLDKDGSSNGEILLLFSNEVSAEEGYVLAISNEQVVIKASTQTGFFRGIQAFGQLLPVNLSGEKLAELEVPAVEINDAPKYDWRGMHIDVSRHFFTKEYIKKFIDRLARYQFNKLHMHLTDDQGWRIEIKQFPKLTDVGAWRTYNKHDTICMERAETNPDYIIDPWNIKEVNGKEVYGGFYTQEDIKEIIAYAGKHHIEVVPEIDMPGHMSAAVRAYPYLTGDQKTEWGELFSSPLNPCQESTYEFAEKVLDEIMALFPSKYVHIGADEVDREFWETSMCEEWMKENGIEDVDKLQSFFVNHMEAYVKSKGKQLIVWDDALAGGISPTAHVMYWRSWVKKAPFSAVENGNEIIMSPVGGGLYFDYAPDKSSLRKVYTVSIVPEGFTAEQANKVIGGQANIWTEYIPSEARADYMYMPRMTALAERLWSDPKDFDGYQERLNNHFAWMQKENINYRLPDLNGIADKNMFVGKGKLDVSAPVDFLTIKYTTDGTDPEMDDKVLGKPLKVKSDTDFKVAAFGPSGNRGDVYEVPYRKTTYLNAVNESEVSGSDGLTMHFHKGTFKQTALMDDHQADEVRVMEDLSIPADLAKGSFGAEFIGYINVPEKRVYDFILTSDDGSKLYIGGREVIDNDGFHPAKEVSGQVALNAGLHPIELDFIEGGGGHTLILEYIDENGERKAVPADWYISK
- a CDS encoding GH92 family glycosyl hydrolase produces the protein MNFKQVAFLLLSGVGAFSCSQKVQHEKAIGDHELELTQYVNQYIGSGGHGHVFVGANVPFGGVQLGPVNLTEGWDWCSGYHISDSTLIGFAHTHLSGTGIGDLGDVLVMPIVGETKVYKGDPEQPETGYFSYFSHDNEEVKPGYYSVKVDRYDVFAELTATERVGFHRYTFPASKESKILFNLKQGIGWDSPTDTHIRMVNDTTISGYRHSKGWAVDQKLFFTAVLSKPIQSIELFDMNEPVAGNEYTAKAVKALLGFETEQDEVVKMKVAISPVSEENALLNLQEELPHWDFDKVVADAGEAWNHELNKLQVEMKEKDELVKFYTALYHTMIAPSVFNDVNGDYRGTDGEVRNDQTFTNLTTFSLWDIYRGCSPLYTITQQDRMVDMVASMLKIYEQQGKLPVWHLMGNETNTMPGYSAVPVIVDAYLKGIPMDAELAFEAVKTTAMGDEFGLDKVKELGYIPADDEVENVSKGLEYALSDWSIAQMAKAMGKEKDYEYFSKRGQYYKNYFDPEVGFMRGKVSDTEWREPFSPFTSIHMKGDFTEGNSWQYTFLVPQDVEGLIELVGGKEAFISKLDSLFLVEGDMGEEASSDITGLIGQYAQGNEPSHHVTYMYGYVDQQYKTAEKVRYILKELYANDPDGLSGNEDVGQMSAWLVLSSLGFYPVNPAGGTYVWGSPTVDQAVIHMDNGNTLELKVENNSPENIYIQNITFDGEPYSTKFLMHEDLVKGGELIIEMGNSPKK